The following proteins come from a genomic window of Gimesia chilikensis:
- a CDS encoding restriction endonuclease subunit S: MDVPSVDDEGLVPVAEISAEIAQLQARVNELNDNEPGEHHERMSLLKHMESLTEDLEYREYAESYEIPYIRIRDVANGVAAAGTAWVKREVAKEIAPKWKLKHGDVLVSKSGTIGKTGIVRNGAVGGVAANSFFVLRVDGDVLDPHFVMAYLNSSEVRFWLEERARGSAAKHLSSAVFKEIPIPLPPIQMQRRIGAEYRELGTDAIELLSRLLTGTETNAVSQWLNHYWATLSNQDVDSLRISYWQKLSGEFRKLRNEVAHSTSDAGPLTAWTLAFSEALTPFRGAEDIPDGPALFSVLNEVGRRLDRAEEAADGDLPDNRKAKSFTRVLEKWLKLTTESMVKQNRLVITTDVTEVPVGECTDLTLKVENQGTLPIRSLRLWGEPFNDVHIQFLAAGDSAEAEFSVVALEEYNHIDVTIQWECLSLEGDEISGSKDLRFSVVSAESASETADLGASPYVTGDPVKVDRNDVFFGREELIEQIKRQILQSGNVVLLEGNRRAGKSSVLWHLEGAKAIPGWLGVYCSLQGAEGNSEGGIPTADVFRSIAYELVQSMRKLNGSVVMPDGTVLDGDKKLGIARALQQGISEEAPFQDFREYLETIIETLAEQQLGLLLMIDEFDKLQEGINNKVTSPQVPENIRFLVQSFPKLSAILTGSRRLKRMRQEYWSALFGLGTRLGVSALPLEAAARLITEPVAGRLSYSKSAVNRAHELTAGQPYLLQCLCNRVFDIAARTGVRSITVDHVNDAADALVEDNEHFASLWDYTEFDRRRFLLYLLHREENGPDPMRLGVIEAKLEEAGVELREEIVISDLELLRELELVDLHGESSGAYYTLTIPMMGQWLDSQQDFEILRSRARAEAEDISGKLSEITRPEDEIEDTKDIDDE, translated from the coding sequence TTGGATGTTCCCAGCGTCGATGATGAAGGTCTCGTTCCTGTTGCTGAGATTTCAGCCGAGATTGCACAGTTGCAGGCGAGAGTGAATGAACTCAATGACAATGAGCCTGGGGAGCACCATGAGCGGATGAGCTTGCTCAAACACATGGAATCGCTGACGGAAGACCTTGAGTACCGCGAGTACGCTGAGTCGTACGAGATTCCGTACATTCGGATTCGTGATGTCGCAAACGGTGTAGCGGCGGCCGGGACAGCTTGGGTCAAACGCGAAGTTGCGAAAGAGATTGCCCCAAAGTGGAAGCTAAAGCACGGCGACGTGCTGGTATCTAAGTCAGGCACGATCGGAAAGACTGGCATTGTCAGGAATGGCGCAGTTGGCGGCGTTGCAGCTAACAGCTTCTTCGTGTTGCGAGTCGATGGCGACGTACTCGATCCACATTTTGTGATGGCGTATCTGAATAGCAGCGAGGTGCGATTCTGGCTGGAGGAACGGGCACGCGGTTCGGCTGCCAAACACTTGTCCTCAGCTGTGTTCAAAGAGATTCCTATTCCACTCCCGCCGATCCAGATGCAACGGCGAATCGGTGCGGAGTATCGCGAACTTGGCACCGATGCTATCGAACTGCTCAGCCGACTCCTGACGGGGACGGAGACAAACGCCGTCTCGCAATGGTTGAATCACTACTGGGCCACCTTGTCCAATCAAGACGTGGATTCGCTGAGAATCAGCTACTGGCAGAAGCTGTCAGGCGAGTTTCGTAAATTGCGAAATGAGGTTGCACACTCGACGTCGGACGCCGGGCCGCTGACGGCATGGACTCTGGCTTTCAGTGAGGCACTCACTCCGTTTCGAGGCGCAGAGGATATCCCGGACGGCCCCGCACTATTCAGTGTTCTGAATGAGGTTGGTCGACGTCTGGATCGAGCAGAAGAAGCCGCCGACGGCGATTTGCCGGACAACCGGAAGGCCAAATCGTTTACCCGTGTATTGGAAAAATGGCTCAAGCTAACCACGGAGTCGATGGTCAAGCAAAACCGACTCGTTATCACAACCGATGTCACGGAAGTGCCAGTCGGCGAGTGCACGGACTTAACACTGAAGGTTGAGAATCAGGGAACGTTGCCCATTCGGAGCCTGCGTTTATGGGGCGAGCCTTTCAACGATGTCCACATTCAGTTTCTTGCGGCGGGCGATTCCGCCGAAGCAGAGTTTTCGGTCGTCGCCCTTGAAGAATACAATCATATTGACGTGACCATTCAGTGGGAATGCTTGTCTCTTGAAGGCGATGAAATATCAGGCTCGAAAGACCTGCGATTTTCCGTTGTCTCTGCTGAGTCTGCTTCTGAAACAGCTGACCTAGGTGCCAGTCCATACGTTACTGGCGATCCCGTAAAAGTTGACCGAAACGACGTCTTCTTCGGTCGCGAAGAGTTGATCGAGCAAATCAAGCGGCAGATATTACAGAGTGGCAATGTCGTCTTATTGGAAGGAAACCGCCGCGCAGGAAAGTCTTCTGTGCTTTGGCACCTTGAAGGTGCCAAAGCAATCCCCGGATGGTTAGGTGTCTATTGTAGTCTTCAAGGTGCAGAGGGCAACAGCGAAGGCGGCATTCCCACGGCAGATGTCTTTCGCAGTATCGCCTATGAACTCGTGCAAAGCATGCGGAAATTGAACGGCTCCGTTGTGATGCCTGATGGAACGGTTCTGGACGGCGACAAGAAACTCGGGATCGCCCGCGCACTTCAGCAAGGGATTAGTGAGGAAGCACCGTTTCAGGATTTTCGTGAATACCTGGAAACAATTATTGAGACGCTTGCTGAACAGCAACTCGGCTTACTCTTGATGATCGACGAGTTTGACAAGTTACAGGAAGGCATCAACAACAAGGTTACGTCACCGCAGGTGCCGGAAAATATCCGCTTCCTCGTACAGTCATTCCCAAAGCTCTCCGCAATCCTCACTGGCTCGCGTCGGCTGAAGCGAATGCGGCAGGAATACTGGTCCGCCTTGTTCGGTTTGGGTACTCGACTCGGCGTATCAGCATTGCCGCTGGAAGCAGCAGCTCGTTTGATCACTGAGCCAGTTGCCGGTCGATTGTCGTACTCCAAGTCGGCTGTCAACAGAGCACACGAGCTGACGGCCGGACAGCCTTACCTGTTGCAATGTCTGTGCAACCGTGTTTTCGATATTGCAGCGAGAACAGGAGTCCGCTCGATCACTGTCGACCATGTCAACGACGCGGCCGACGCGTTGGTCGAGGACAATGAACACTTTGCCAGCCTCTGGGATTACACCGAGTTTGATCGACGACGGTTCCTGCTCTACCTGCTGCACCGCGAGGAGAATGGTCCAGACCCCATGCGTCTCGGCGTGATCGAAGCAAAGCTGGAAGAAGCAGGTGTTGAACTCCGCGAGGAAATCGTGATCTCGGACCTTGAACTTCTGAGAGAGCTGGAGCTGGTCGACCTGCATGGTGAGTCATCTGGCGCGTATTACACGCTGACGATTCCAATGATGGGGCAGTGGCTGGACTCGCAACAGGATTTTGAAATTCTCCGTAGCCGTGCCCGTGCCGAAGCGGAAGACATCAGCGGAAAACTCAGCGAGATAACGAGGCCTGAAGATGAAATCGAAGACACAAAGGATATAGATGATGAGTGA